Proteins found in one Pirellulales bacterium genomic segment:
- a CDS encoding putative sugar nucleotidyl transferase, translating to MIILFEDEQVVDLYPVTIGKPAYTIACGAYRLLDVANDLAASCGKTVCAIVRPHLRDFRAAAPMSAESAGGNARLFINARLVPSMLARETLAKIIAAARPGTVSISDEFRPGRDAAIAAAGRAGAKGSETEIAAALVPHDAPLPPEDATAKELAAWFAKLRLPRLDAPRLALLDYPHDIIRHHLLTFPGNLAHRLASGRFQEVTEGVFLAKDAQLAKHVVTNTESGPIVLDEGATIGPLCYVSGPAYLGRHARVIEQSSLKDGVALGHTTKVGGEVEGSVVEPYTNKQHHGFLGHSYLGSWVNLGAGTCNSDLKNTYGQVNMEYHGRKVPTGMQFVGAIVGDYAKTAINTGIFTGKTVGACSMVYGFVTTNVPSFTNYARLFGQVTEATVDVMVATQARMFARRNVEQRPCDVQLLHDMYELTRHERQIAGEPLSL from the coding sequence ATGATCATACTCTTCGAAGACGAGCAAGTCGTCGATCTCTATCCGGTCACGATCGGCAAGCCGGCGTACACCATCGCCTGCGGCGCGTATCGCCTGCTGGACGTGGCCAACGATCTGGCGGCGAGCTGCGGAAAGACCGTGTGTGCGATCGTTCGGCCCCACCTGCGCGATTTTCGCGCGGCCGCGCCGATGTCGGCGGAATCAGCCGGAGGGAACGCAAGGCTCTTTATCAATGCTCGGCTGGTGCCCTCGATGCTGGCCCGCGAAACATTGGCAAAGATCATCGCGGCCGCCCGGCCGGGCACCGTTTCGATCAGCGACGAGTTTCGTCCCGGACGCGATGCCGCGATCGCGGCGGCGGGCCGTGCCGGAGCGAAGGGTTCCGAGACGGAGATCGCCGCCGCCTTGGTGCCGCACGATGCTCCGCTGCCGCCCGAAGACGCCACCGCCAAGGAACTGGCGGCCTGGTTCGCCAAGCTGCGGCTTCCGCGGCTCGATGCGCCCCGCCTGGCGTTGCTCGATTATCCCCACGACATCATCCGCCACCATCTGCTCACCTTCCCCGGCAACCTGGCGCATCGCCTGGCAAGCGGGCGATTCCAGGAAGTGACGGAGGGAGTGTTCTTGGCCAAGGACGCTCAACTGGCGAAACACGTGGTGACGAACACGGAGTCGGGGCCGATCGTGCTGGACGAGGGCGCCACCATCGGTCCCTTGTGTTATGTGAGCGGGCCGGCGTACCTCGGCCGCCATGCCCGTGTCATCGAGCAGTCGTCCCTGAAAGACGGCGTGGCCTTGGGTCATACGACCAAGGTCGGCGGCGAGGTGGAAGGCTCGGTCGTCGAACCTTATACCAACAAACAGCATCACGGCTTCTTGGGGCACAGCTATCTAGGGAGCTGGGTAAACCTGGGCGCCGGCACCTGCAACAGCGACTTGAAGAACACCTACGGGCAGGTCAACATGGAGTATCACGGCCGCAAGGTGCCCACCGGCATGCAGTTTGTCGGCGCGATCGTGGGCGATTATGCCAAAACAGCGATCAACACCGGCATATTCACGGGCAAGACCGTCGGCGCGTGCAGCATGGTCTATGGTTTTGTGACCACGAACGTGCCGAGCTTTACGAACTACGCCCGCTTGTTTGGCCAGGTGACGGAAGCGACGGTCGACGTGATGGTGGCCACCCAGGCCCGCATGTTTGCCCGGCGAAACGTCGAACAGCGTCCCTGCGACGTGCAGTTGCTCCACGACATGTATGAGCTGACCCGGCACGAGCGGCAGATTGCCGGCGAGCCGTTGTCGTTGTGA